One segment of Haloplanus natans DSM 17983 DNA contains the following:
- a CDS encoding FAD-binding and (Fe-S)-binding domain-containing protein, producing the protein MAIDDRSTGLETSADSLGHEHPDAEGYQALAEDLRAGVRGDVSFDEYAQVLYATDGSIYQAKPAGVVLPQTIEDVQHTVETAAEHGVPILPRGTGSSLGGQTVGPGCVVVDFTRYMDDIVDVDPDGQRAVVQPGVVQDHLDNHLEQFGLKFAPDPASSNRSTIVGGIGNNSTGAHSVRYGITDAYTEELDMVLADGSLIHTEEIVLDSDEWDRKVDGDDLEARIYETTRRLVEEHEDEIDEKYPDLKRSVSGYNLQKVIYENEAGEEVINLSKLFVGAEGTLGVIVEAEVSLVTLPEETALVLYCFDDLVETMEAVPEALQFDVGAVELMDDEVFQLAADSTEYAQYVEMIPEGTKAALMLEFDSELVDDFEEAIGETNDYFVENGDAFHAIEAYTEEDQADIWKLRKAAIPLLMGMKGDPKPYPFIEDATVPPEELAEYVFEFEEVLEDHGTSAAYFAHAGSGTLHIRPILNLKDDEGIEKMHSITEDVTDLVLEHYGSFSGEHGDGMARTEFNPKMYGPDLWAAFKELKTAFDPDWHMHPGNVVYRDGPEDIGPDSDRGVGADMRENLRYGAEYQSVEPQTTLDFEDEGGFSHLVELCNGCGTCRQTDSEVMCPTYRASEEEIQTTRGRANMLRAAISGELDEDEIYSDRFQEEVMDLCVGCKGCKSDCPTGVDMAKLKTEVKHQYHQEEGISLRERVFANIDTLSKVGSMFAPLSNVAPKIPGARAVMEEALGISRERELPTFAGESLEAWFERRGRCQVAPSDARDQVLLFPDTYTNYIYPEAGKAAIEVLEAADVFVRIPDDVAPSGRAAFSSGMLDLCRERAEANVSALREDVENGWSVVFIEPSDAVMFQDEYRDLLSGPAAEAVSDAAYGIMEYADVTGLSEVADFGTPRKSLSYHGHCNQKATNKDHHAVGALQGAGYEVDTLNTTCCGMAGSFGYHEEHYDISQAIGNLLFEEVESSPGDVVTAPGASCRSQLGDEYDDHPPHPVEKLADALN; encoded by the coding sequence ATGGCCATTGATGATCGATCAACGGGGTTAGAGACCTCCGCGGATTCGCTGGGGCACGAACACCCGGACGCGGAGGGGTACCAGGCGCTCGCCGAGGACCTCCGGGCCGGGGTCCGTGGTGACGTCTCCTTCGACGAGTACGCACAGGTGCTGTACGCGACGGACGGGAGCATCTATCAGGCGAAGCCGGCGGGCGTCGTGTTGCCGCAGACGATCGAGGACGTGCAGCATACGGTCGAGACGGCCGCCGAACACGGCGTGCCGATCCTGCCCCGTGGGACCGGCTCCTCGCTCGGCGGGCAGACGGTCGGACCGGGCTGTGTCGTCGTCGACTTCACGCGCTACATGGACGACATCGTCGACGTGGATCCGGACGGCCAGCGCGCGGTCGTCCAGCCCGGCGTCGTGCAGGACCACCTCGACAACCACCTCGAACAGTTCGGGCTGAAGTTCGCGCCCGACCCGGCCTCGTCGAACCGGTCGACGATCGTGGGCGGCATCGGTAACAACTCCACGGGCGCTCACTCCGTCCGCTACGGCATCACCGACGCCTACACGGAGGAACTGGACATGGTGCTCGCGGACGGGTCGCTCATCCACACCGAAGAGATCGTCCTCGACAGCGACGAGTGGGACCGAAAAGTCGACGGCGACGACCTCGAAGCGCGGATCTACGAGACGACCCGCCGTCTGGTCGAGGAACACGAAGACGAGATCGATGAAAAGTACCCCGACCTCAAGCGCTCGGTGTCGGGCTACAACCTCCAGAAGGTCATCTACGAGAACGAGGCCGGCGAGGAGGTCATCAACCTCTCAAAACTGTTCGTCGGCGCGGAGGGGACCCTCGGCGTCATCGTCGAGGCCGAGGTGTCCCTCGTCACCCTGCCCGAGGAGACGGCGCTCGTCCTCTACTGTTTCGACGACCTCGTGGAGACGATGGAAGCGGTCCCGGAGGCCCTCCAGTTCGACGTGGGTGCCGTGGAGTTGATGGACGACGAGGTGTTCCAACTCGCCGCCGACTCGACGGAGTACGCCCAGTACGTCGAGATGATTCCGGAGGGGACGAAGGCGGCGCTGATGCTGGAGTTCGACTCCGAACTCGTCGACGACTTCGAGGAGGCAATCGGAGAGACCAACGACTACTTCGTCGAGAACGGCGACGCCTTCCACGCCATCGAGGCCTACACCGAGGAGGATCAGGCCGACATCTGGAAGCTCCGGAAGGCCGCTATTCCCCTGCTGATGGGGATGAAAGGCGACCCCAAGCCGTACCCGTTCATCGAGGACGCGACGGTGCCGCCGGAGGAACTGGCCGAATACGTCTTCGAGTTCGAGGAGGTCCTCGAGGATCACGGTACCTCCGCCGCCTACTTCGCCCACGCCGGGAGCGGCACACTCCACATCCGGCCCATCCTCAACCTCAAAGACGACGAGGGCATCGAGAAGATGCACTCCATCACGGAGGACGTGACGGACCTCGTGCTCGAACATTACGGCTCCTTTTCCGGCGAACACGGCGACGGCATGGCACGGACGGAGTTCAACCCCAAAATGTACGGGCCGGACCTGTGGGCGGCGTTCAAGGAGCTGAAGACGGCGTTCGACCCCGACTGGCACATGCATCCGGGCAACGTCGTCTACCGCGACGGCCCCGAGGATATCGGTCCCGACTCGGATCGCGGCGTCGGCGCCGATATGCGCGAGAACCTCCGCTACGGCGCGGAGTACCAGTCGGTCGAGCCCCAGACGACGCTCGACTTCGAGGACGAGGGTGGGTTCTCCCACCTCGTCGAACTGTGTAACGGCTGTGGGACCTGCCGACAGACCGACTCGGAGGTCATGTGTCCGACCTACCGGGCGTCCGAGGAGGAGATTCAGACGACGCGCGGCCGCGCGAACATGCTTCGTGCCGCCATCAGCGGCGAACTCGACGAGGACGAAATCTACTCCGATCGCTTCCAGGAGGAGGTCATGGACCTCTGTGTCGGCTGTAAGGGCTGTAAGAGCGACTGTCCGACCGGCGTCGACATGGCGAAGCTGAAGACGGAGGTCAAACACCAGTACCACCAGGAAGAGGGCATCAGCCTGCGAGAGCGTGTCTTCGCCAACATCGACACGCTATCGAAGGTCGGATCGATGTTCGCGCCGCTCTCGAACGTCGCCCCCAAGATTCCGGGTGCGCGCGCGGTAATGGAGGAGGCACTCGGCATCTCCCGGGAGCGCGAACTCCCCACCTTCGCGGGCGAGAGCCTCGAAGCGTGGTTCGAGCGCCGTGGTCGCTGCCAGGTCGCCCCGAGCGACGCGCGCGATCAGGTGCTTCTGTTTCCGGACACCTACACGAACTACATCTACCCCGAGGCGGGGAAGGCGGCTATCGAAGTGCTCGAGGCCGCGGACGTGTTCGTCCGCATCCCCGACGACGTGGCGCCGTCCGGGCGCGCGGCCTTCTCGTCGGGTATGCTCGACCTCTGCCGTGAGCGGGCCGAGGCGAACGTCTCGGCGCTGCGCGAAGACGTCGAGAACGGCTGGTCGGTCGTGTTCATCGAGCCGTCCGACGCCGTCATGTTCCAGGACGAGTACCGCGACCTGCTCTCCGGCCCGGCCGCGGAGGCCGTCTCCGACGCCGCCTACGGAATCATGGAGTACGCCGACGTAACGGGACTGTCCGAGGTGGCGGACTTCGGCACGCCGCGGAAGTCGCTCTCGTACCACGGCCACTGCAACCAGAAGGCGACGAACAAGGACCACCACGCCGTCGGCGCCCTCCAGGGTGCGGGCTACGAGGTGGACACGCTCAACACGACCTGCTGTGGGATGGCCGGCTCCTTCGGCTACCACGAGGAGCATTACGACATCTCGCAGGCCATCGGGAACCTCCTGTTCGAGGAAGTCGAGTCGAGCCCGGGTGACGTGGTGACCGCCCCCGGCGCCTCCTGTCGCTCCCAGCTCGGCGACGAGTACGACGACCACCCACCCCATCCGGTCGAGAAGCTCGCCGACGCGCTGAACTGA
- a CDS encoding GAF domain-containing protein, with translation MKVLCVDPAADERQETRDILVDAGFDATICGSLDEARGVLAADAVSGVITEYDLPDGTGLELVAYAREIHPDVTGVLFTDADFAAIDTDALSGTVVEYVDKDTASAHDELVDLLSFSIDNRSQTAYPLPDDEDRRLDAVEAYVDDTDALDASLDRLTQVARALFDVDAATVGFVEDHHERFLACQGTDVDRLDREDTICTYAILDEGPTVINDTREDPRFRDNDELSASGIRFYAGAPIRTDDGDAVGVFCLFDGESRSFAARERTLLSLLADEVMDGLELRRRLREATEGDDE, from the coding sequence ATGAAGGTTCTCTGTGTCGATCCGGCGGCGGACGAACGGCAGGAGACGCGGGATATCCTCGTCGACGCCGGCTTCGACGCCACGATCTGCGGGTCGCTCGACGAGGCGCGGGGCGTCCTCGCCGCCGACGCCGTCTCCGGGGTGATCACCGAGTACGATCTCCCCGACGGGACGGGGCTGGAACTCGTCGCGTACGCACGCGAGATCCACCCCGACGTTACCGGCGTCCTGTTTACCGACGCCGACTTCGCGGCCATCGACACCGACGCGCTCTCCGGCACCGTCGTCGAGTACGTCGACAAGGACACCGCCAGCGCCCACGACGAACTCGTCGACCTCCTGTCGTTCAGCATCGACAACCGGAGCCAGACGGCGTATCCGCTTCCGGACGACGAGGACCGCCGCCTCGACGCCGTCGAAGCGTACGTCGACGACACGGACGCCCTCGACGCCAGCCTCGACCGACTTACGCAGGTCGCACGCGCCCTGTTCGACGTGGATGCGGCCACCGTCGGCTTCGTCGAGGACCACCACGAACGCTTCCTCGCCTGTCAGGGGACGGATGTCGACCGTCTGGACCGCGAGGACACCATCTGTACGTACGCCATCCTCGACGAGGGTCCGACGGTGATCAACGACACGCGCGAGGACCCGCGGTTCCGCGACAACGACGAACTCTCCGCGTCCGGGATTCGGTTCTACGCCGGGGCGCCGATACGGACCGACGACGGCGACGCGGTCGGCGTCTTCTGCCTGTTCGACGGCGAATCGCGGTCGTTCGCGGCGCGCGAGCGGACTTTGCTCTCGCTGTTGGCCGACGAGGTGATGGACGGACTCGAGTTGCGTCGACGGCTCCGCGAGGCGACGGAGGGCGACGATGAGTGA
- a CDS encoding HpcH/HpaI aldolase/citrate lyase family protein, with translation MSDNVELRRTQLATPASDPDFMESASRSDADEVFLDLEDSVAPNAKVEARQPLIEAVEEHDWSDKILSYRMNGIDTQWWYDDIIEVVGAVGEGIDDIIIPKVAGPSDIHTVENLLEQVEENNGLEIGRIGLEPQIEDGDGIHNVYEIAHASDRLSSIIFGPGDYSAAMGTPGLDIGQFPEYPGHYWHHALSECNSAAKSAGLPCMDGPYADIDDPEGFRTSAERANMIGCDGKWAIHPSQIEIGNEVFAPDPEVADRAERIVDAYAEAMEEGKGAVSVDGQMVDEATNKMAQDIVAKARAAGIL, from the coding sequence ATGTCTGACAACGTCGAACTCCGGCGCACGCAGCTTGCAACGCCGGCCAGTGATCCCGACTTCATGGAGAGCGCCTCCCGGAGCGACGCGGACGAAGTCTTCCTCGACCTGGAGGACTCCGTCGCGCCCAACGCGAAAGTCGAGGCCCGTCAGCCGCTGATCGAAGCGGTGGAAGAACACGACTGGTCCGACAAGATCCTGTCGTACCGGATGAACGGTATCGACACCCAGTGGTGGTACGACGACATCATCGAGGTCGTCGGCGCCGTCGGCGAGGGGATCGACGACATCATCATCCCGAAGGTCGCGGGTCCGAGCGACATCCACACGGTGGAGAACCTGCTCGAACAGGTCGAGGAGAACAACGGTCTGGAGATCGGACGGATCGGCCTCGAACCCCAGATCGAGGACGGCGACGGCATCCACAACGTCTACGAGATCGCCCACGCCTCCGACCGACTCTCCTCGATCATCTTCGGCCCCGGCGACTACTCGGCCGCGATGGGGACGCCCGGCCTCGACATCGGGCAGTTCCCCGAGTACCCCGGCCACTACTGGCACCACGCGCTCTCGGAGTGTAACTCCGCCGCGAAAAGCGCCGGCCTGCCCTGCATGGACGGCCCGTACGCCGACATCGACGACCCCGAGGGCTTCCGCACGTCCGCGGAGCGCGCTAACATGATCGGCTGCGACGGCAAGTGGGCCATCCACCCGAGCCAGATCGAGATCGGCAACGAAGTGTTCGCACCCGATCCCGAGGTCGCCGACCGCGCCGAGCGCATCGTCGACGCCTACGCCGAGGCGATGGAAGAAGGGAAGGGCGCCGTCTCCGTCGACGGCCAGATGGTCGACGAGGCCACCAACAAGATGGCCCAGGACATCGTCGCCAAGGCCCGCGCGGCCGGCATCCTCTAG
- the gatE gene encoding Glu-tRNA(Gln) amidotransferase subunit GatE — protein MSEYDYEALGLVAGLEIHQQLDTATKLFCACPTERREPEEASRRFTRYLHPTKSELGELDEAAVEESMVDREFEYLAFDTTCLVEEDDEPPGRIDDEALDVALQIAALLDMTAVDQAHVMRKIVVDGSNTSGFQRTSLVGQDGEISTSEGPVGIEDLLLEEESAGRVEEIEDGVRFSLDRLGIPLVEIGTKPDISSPEQAREAAERIGMLLRSTGSVKRGLGTIRQDVNVSIAEGARVEIKGVQALDQIEAIVRLEVGRQVELLDIAEELDDRDAAVGDTQDVTAVFEDTESGVIGGALSSGGRVTAVPLYGFDGLVGREIQPDRRLGTEFSDHAKRHGAGGVFHTDELPAYGVTEAEVEALRDAVGAGPDDAVVLVADDPDTAELAIDAVADRAETAIEGVPEETRDATQEGTTRYLRPLPGAARMYPETDVPPVELDPTDVELPELLTEKVDRYQRVYDLDAGLAEQVAYGRRMPLFESVVEAGVDATFAAGVLEGTLTELRRDDVPVEALIDDHLRDVLLLVEDGDLAKEGVEEVLTTLAENPALTAEAAVEEAGLAGVSEDEVRDAVADVVERNADQVEREGMGAFSALMGECMGALRGKADGEIVSDVLREEIGKRT, from the coding sequence ATGAGCGAGTACGACTACGAGGCGCTCGGCCTCGTCGCGGGGCTGGAGATCCACCAGCAACTCGACACCGCGACGAAGTTGTTCTGTGCGTGCCCGACCGAGCGTCGGGAGCCCGAGGAGGCGAGTCGGCGGTTTACACGCTATCTCCACCCGACGAAAAGCGAACTCGGCGAACTCGACGAGGCCGCGGTCGAGGAGAGCATGGTCGACCGCGAGTTCGAGTATCTCGCCTTCGACACCACCTGTCTGGTCGAGGAGGACGACGAACCGCCAGGTCGGATCGACGACGAGGCGCTGGACGTGGCCCTCCAGATCGCCGCGCTCCTCGATATGACCGCCGTAGATCAGGCCCACGTCATGCGGAAAATCGTCGTCGACGGCTCGAACACCTCCGGCTTCCAGCGCACGTCGCTGGTGGGTCAGGACGGCGAAATCAGTACGAGCGAGGGACCCGTCGGCATCGAGGACCTCCTTCTGGAAGAGGAGAGCGCCGGCCGCGTCGAAGAAATCGAGGACGGCGTCCGCTTCAGCCTCGATCGACTCGGCATCCCGCTGGTCGAAATCGGCACGAAACCCGACATCTCGTCGCCCGAACAGGCCCGCGAAGCCGCCGAGCGTATCGGGATGCTCCTGCGCTCGACGGGATCGGTCAAACGCGGCCTCGGCACCATCCGCCAGGACGTGAACGTCTCCATCGCCGAGGGTGCCCGCGTCGAGATCAAGGGCGTCCAGGCGCTCGATCAGATCGAGGCGATCGTCCGCCTCGAAGTGGGGCGGCAGGTCGAACTCCTCGACATCGCCGAGGAACTCGACGACCGCGACGCCGCGGTCGGCGACACGCAGGACGTGACCGCGGTGTTCGAGGACACCGAAAGCGGCGTGATCGGCGGCGCACTGTCTTCGGGCGGTCGCGTCACCGCCGTCCCGCTCTACGGCTTCGACGGCCTCGTCGGCCGCGAGATTCAGCCCGATCGCCGCCTCGGTACCGAGTTCTCCGATCACGCCAAACGCCACGGTGCGGGCGGGGTCTTCCACACCGACGAGTTGCCCGCCTACGGCGTCACGGAAGCGGAAGTCGAGGCGCTCCGCGATGCCGTGGGCGCCGGCCCCGACGACGCCGTCGTCCTCGTCGCCGACGACCCCGACACCGCCGAACTCGCTATCGACGCCGTCGCGGACCGCGCCGAGACGGCCATCGAGGGCGTCCCGGAAGAGACCCGGGACGCGACCCAGGAGGGGACGACCCGCTATCTCCGCCCGCTCCCCGGCGCGGCGCGGATGTACCCCGAGACGGACGTGCCCCCAGTCGAACTCGACCCCACCGACGTGGAACTCCCCGAACTCCTCACGGAGAAAGTCGACCGCTACCAGCGGGTGTACGACCTGGACGCCGGCCTCGCCGAACAGGTGGCGTACGGCCGCCGGATGCCGCTGTTCGAATCCGTCGTCGAAGCGGGCGTCGACGCCACCTTCGCCGCGGGCGTACTGGAGGGAACGTTGACCGAACTCCGCCGGGACGACGTGCCGGTCGAAGCCCTCATCGACGACCACTTGCGGGACGTGCTTCTCCTGGTCGAGGACGGCGACCTGGCGAAAGAGGGGGTCGAAGAGGTGCTCACCACCCTCGCCGAGAACCCGGCCCTCACCGCCGAGGCGGCGGTCGAAGAGGCCGGCCTCGCCGGCGTCTCGGAGGACGAAGTGCGCGACGCGGTGGCCGACGTGGTCGAACGCAACGCCGACCAGGTCGAACGCGAGGGGATGGGCGCGTTCTCCGCGCTCATGGGCGAGTGTATGGGCGCGCTCCGCGGCAAGGCCGACGGCGAAATCGTCAGCGACGTACTGCGCGAGGAGATCGGAAAGCGGACGTAA
- a CDS encoding SHOCT domain-containing protein, translating into MVASDSLDTRTVVLLLVAALILLPLLTMGLGGGMMGGGTWGGHMWNDGGTPGWWLLVGLLGRVLTLLVVVGVGYLLYRALTESGDGADDAMDELRLAYARGDLNDEEYERRRERLESDGG; encoded by the coding sequence ATCGTGGCGTCCGACAGCCTCGATACGCGGACGGTGGTGCTGTTGCTCGTTGCGGCCCTGATCCTGTTGCCGTTGCTGACGATGGGGCTCGGCGGCGGAATGATGGGCGGTGGTACGTGGGGTGGCCACATGTGGAACGACGGGGGTACCCCCGGATGGTGGCTGCTCGTCGGTCTGTTGGGTCGTGTGCTCACCCTCCTCGTCGTCGTAGGTGTGGGCTACCTCCTCTATCGCGCGCTGACGGAGTCCGGCGACGGGGCCGACGACGCGATGGACGAACTCCGTCTCGCGTACGCCCGCGGCGACCTGAACGACGAGGAGTACGAACGGCGGCGGGAACGGTTGGAGAGCGACGGCGGCTGA
- a CDS encoding cyclophilin-like fold protein translates to MSDLVVTVDGTEMGASWVSESPETRRALAGALPVEGQAARWGDELYFDVPVDVALEPNARAEVEPGTVAYWPQGPALCLFWGPTPASSGSEPRAASPVNVVARLADTTPLSALPSGTDATVRVVERS, encoded by the coding sequence ATGTCGGATCTAGTCGTCACGGTCGACGGGACGGAGATGGGCGCCTCGTGGGTTTCGGAGAGTCCAGAGACGCGCCGGGCGCTCGCCGGTGCCCTGCCCGTCGAGGGGCAGGCCGCCCGGTGGGGCGACGAACTCTATTTCGACGTGCCCGTGGACGTGGCCCTCGAACCGAACGCCCGCGCCGAAGTCGAACCGGGGACGGTCGCTTACTGGCCTCAGGGACCGGCTCTATGCCTGTTTTGGGGACCGACGCCGGCGAGTTCCGGATCGGAGCCGCGGGCGGCTTCGCCCGTGAACGTCGTCGCGCGCCTCGCCGACACGACCCCCCTGTCTGCCCTCCCTTCGGGGACCGACGCGACGGTTCGTGTCGTGGAGCGCTCATAG
- a CDS encoding MaoC/PaaZ C-terminal domain-containing protein: MTVFLDDIGRWDGDSHGSYEVTAAEIVEFAEQYDPQWFHTDPDRAADSIYGDLIASGWHTASMSMRLFVDGFLAETATLGAKGLDHLRWPRPVVPGDELTIHSAIHGIEEGDGTDDYGVVRWGVETTANDGAKTVLDIEALVLVARE; the protein is encoded by the coding sequence ATGACGGTCTTCCTCGACGACATCGGACGCTGGGATGGCGACTCGCACGGCTCCTACGAAGTGACGGCGGCGGAGATCGTCGAGTTCGCCGAGCAGTACGACCCGCAGTGGTTCCACACCGACCCCGACCGCGCGGCCGACTCCATCTACGGCGACCTGATCGCCAGCGGCTGGCACACCGCATCGATGTCGATGCGGCTGTTCGTCGACGGCTTCCTCGCCGAGACGGCGACACTCGGGGCCAAGGGGTTGGACCACCTCCGCTGGCCCCGACCGGTCGTCCCGGGCGACGAACTCACGATTCACTCGGCGATCCACGGCATCGAGGAAGGCGACGGAACCGACGACTACGGCGTCGTCCGCTGGGGCGTCGAAACGACCGCCAACGACGGCGCGAAGACCGTCCTCGACATCGAAGCGCTCGTACTGGTCGCGAGGGAGTAG
- a CDS encoding DUF7504 family protein, whose product MSEPEYAFDGLPLDSVRRGTSILVAGPSHVGTKELAYRMLAGDDDEGVIILTTNTTAADITAECEAVGIEVSPDRMGIVDCLDSDDSGVPARVLTVSSAQDLTGIGMRYSKLYSDFHSEGIESVRTGLFSISTVLSLTELQTVSRFVHTLVGRVSKVGGLGVFLVDPAMHDERELRTISQFCDGRIDVREGEDGPELRSQGFLGGSSTWLSFEPLSNGA is encoded by the coding sequence ATGAGTGAGCCCGAATACGCCTTCGACGGCTTGCCGCTCGACTCGGTTCGACGGGGAACGAGCATCCTCGTCGCCGGCCCGTCCCACGTCGGTACCAAGGAACTCGCCTACCGTATGCTCGCTGGCGACGACGACGAGGGCGTCATCATCCTGACGACGAACACGACGGCGGCGGACATCACGGCGGAGTGCGAGGCGGTGGGCATCGAGGTGAGCCCCGACCGCATGGGAATCGTCGACTGTCTCGACAGCGACGACAGCGGCGTTCCCGCCCGCGTTCTAACCGTCTCCAGTGCCCAGGACCTGACCGGCATCGGGATGCGATACTCGAAGCTGTACAGCGACTTCCACAGCGAGGGCATCGAGTCCGTCCGCACCGGCCTCTTTTCCATCTCGACCGTGCTGTCGCTGACGGAACTCCAGACGGTCTCCCGGTTCGTCCACACCCTCGTCGGCCGCGTGAGCAAGGTTGGTGGCCTGGGTGTCTTTCTCGTCGACCCGGCGATGCACGACGAACGGGAACTCCGAACCATCTCGCAGTTCTGTGACGGCCGCATCGACGTTCGGGAGGGCGAGGACGGCCCCGAACTCCGTTCGCAGGGCTTTCTCGGTGGGTCGTCGACGTGGCTGTCGTTCGAGCCGTTGTCGAACGGGGCGTGA
- a CDS encoding DsbA family protein, which translates to MTGDPLPASRTTRRAVLASGGALLGTGCLGGAGGDGSGDGTDDGGGGAPPLADHPVGQNLAAQPRLGPDPAEATGVIVAFEDPSCPRCAAFESVTVPKIRSELVDPGDAAYVVRTVPLVYPWGEPAIQALEATYARDADAFWALLTHYFDEQDAFDTGNVLDRTATFLSAETSVDAAAVVDDAEEAAYDDAVGTDLAAAEAAGVSGTPTVFLFRDGQYRTRVTGSVSFNLVQQSLGL; encoded by the coding sequence ATGACAGGCGATCCACTCCCGGCGAGCCGAACGACCCGCCGGGCCGTCCTCGCGAGCGGGGGCGCCCTCCTCGGTACGGGCTGTCTCGGGGGAGCCGGAGGAGACGGGAGCGGAGACGGGACCGACGACGGTGGCGGTGGCGCTCCGCCCCTCGCCGACCACCCCGTCGGTCAGAACCTCGCCGCCCAGCCCCGTCTCGGCCCCGATCCCGCCGAGGCGACCGGTGTCATCGTCGCGTTCGAGGACCCCTCCTGTCCCCGGTGTGCGGCCTTCGAGAGCGTGACCGTCCCGAAGATCAGATCGGAACTCGTCGACCCCGGCGACGCGGCCTACGTCGTCCGGACGGTGCCGCTCGTCTACCCGTGGGGCGAGCCGGCGATCCAGGCGCTCGAAGCGACATACGCGCGCGACGCCGACGCCTTCTGGGCGCTGCTGACCCACTACTTCGACGAACAGGACGCCTTCGACACCGGAAACGTCCTCGACCGGACGGCGACGTTTCTGTCCGCCGAGACGAGCGTCGACGCCGCGGCCGTCGTCGACGACGCCGAAGAGGCGGCGTACGACGACGCCGTCGGGACCGACCTCGCCGCGGCCGAGGCGGCGGGGGTGAGTGGCACGCCCACCGTCTTCCTCTTTCGCGACGGACAGTACCGAACGCGGGTGACGGGATCGGTGAGCTTCAACCTCGTACAGCAGTCGCTGGGGCTGTGA
- a CDS encoding VOC family protein, with protein sequence MNLIHVCLNVADADESIAFYEQFGFEESWSFETPDGETENRYVADPDGVELQLSETEGETEFEQGTAWDHLALGVDDVDATFEEIDHYGVVEEPGDQPAAGARTAFVRDPDGHVVELVEPLE encoded by the coding sequence ATGAATCTGATTCACGTCTGTCTGAACGTCGCGGACGCGGACGAATCCATCGCGTTCTACGAACAGTTCGGCTTCGAGGAGTCGTGGTCGTTCGAGACGCCCGACGGCGAGACGGAGAACCGCTACGTCGCGGACCCCGACGGCGTCGAACTCCAGCTCTCCGAAACCGAGGGCGAGACCGAGTTCGAACAGGGTACCGCGTGGGACCACCTCGCGCTCGGCGTCGACGACGTTGACGCCACCTTCGAGGAGATCGATCACTACGGCGTCGTTGAGGAACCGGGCGACCAGCCCGCCGCGGGCGCCCGTACGGCGTTCGTTCGGGACCCGGACGGCCACGTCGTCGAACTCGTCGAACCGCTCGAATAA
- a CDS encoding RNA methyltransferase has translation MSRERPVVVVVDAETPGNVGTIARAMKNFGLTDLKLVDPPELDPDGEAYGFAGHAREDVLPNAEEVTFDEVVETYHTVGCTAITGEDSRRHVRFPFKTPRELAESLRTVDAPTALVFGREGRGLDNAELARLDEVCSIPASADYPVLNLGQAATILCYELRELTVEETQLPDVEHERAAEPDIERFHDYVGAFLESSGYKEVKREKTRRLIRRLVGRAHPTDREIHTLLGVLRRATEQLEHRSELLAEYDEPDRW, from the coding sequence ATGAGCCGCGAACGGCCGGTCGTGGTCGTCGTCGACGCCGAGACGCCGGGTAACGTCGGCACTATCGCTCGCGCGATGAAGAACTTCGGACTGACCGATCTCAAACTCGTCGATCCGCCCGAACTCGACCCGGACGGCGAGGCGTACGGCTTCGCCGGCCACGCCCGCGAGGACGTGCTCCCGAACGCCGAAGAAGTAACCTTCGACGAGGTCGTCGAGACGTACCACACCGTCGGCTGTACGGCCATCACCGGCGAGGACAGCCGCCGACACGTCCGGTTCCCGTTCAAGACGCCGCGGGAACTGGCGGAGAGTCTGCGAACCGTCGACGCGCCGACGGCGCTGGTGTTCGGGCGCGAGGGCCGCGGCCTCGACAACGCGGAACTCGCCCGGCTGGACGAGGTGTGTTCGATCCCTGCGAGCGCGGACTATCCGGTCTTGAACCTCGGACAGGCGGCCACCATCCTCTGCTACGAACTCCGGGAGCTGACCGTCGAGGAGACGCAACTCCCGGACGTGGAACACGAGCGGGCGGCGGAGCCGGATATCGAGCGCTTCCACGACTACGTCGGGGCGTTCCTAGAGTCCAGCGGCTACAAGGAGGTAAAACGGGAGAAGACACGGCGGCTGATCCGCCGGCTCGTGGGACGGGCCCACCCGACGGATCGGGAGATACACACGCTGCTCGGCGTGTTACGACGGGCGACGGAACAACTCGAACATCGGTCGGAGCTCCTGGCCGAGTACGACGAGCCGGATCGGTGGTGA